CCTGGTGGTGCGCCACCGCTGCACCGGTGTGCCCCACAGCCTGGCCCGCGACCTGGATCGCTGTGGCGAACGGGTGTCCGTGCTCAACGCCGGTGATGGCCTGCACAGCCATCCCAGCCAGGGCCTGCTCGACCTCTTCACCCTGGCGCGCCACTTCTCCCCCGAGGCCCCCACCCCCGAGAGCCTGCGGGGCCGCCGCATCGTCATCGTCGGCGACGTGCTCCATTCCCGGGTGGCCCGCTCCAACCTCTGGGCCCTCACCGCCTGCGGCGCCGATGTCGTGCTCTGCGGTCCGCCGACGTTGCTGCCCGACTGTTTCGCCGACTTCGTGCTGGCGCCGCCGCCGGGGCAGGCCGCCGATCCGGTGGCCATCCGGGGCCGGGTGCAGGTGGAGCGCCGGCTGGAGCAGGCCCTGCCCGGGGCCGATGCGGTGATGACCCTGCGCCTGCAGAAGGAGCGGATGCAGCAGCACCTGCTCACCAGCCTGGACACCTATCACCGCCAGTACGGCCTCAGCCACCGGCGCCTCGCCCTCTGCGGCGATGGGGTGCCGGTGCTGCACCCCGGCCCGGTGAACCGGGGGGTGGAGATCGCCGGCGAGCTGCTGGATGATGCCGGCCGCTGTCTGGTGGAGGAGCAGGTC
This Cyanobium sp. AMD-g DNA region includes the following protein-coding sequences:
- a CDS encoding aspartate carbamoyltransferase catalytic subunit — translated: MSGWSHRHVLDLASFSVADFATVLELAQRFRALPVAGARRLPALQGRLMTSLFFEPSTRTRTSFELAAKRLSAEVQSFSPSSSSLSKGESLLDTARTYVAMGADILVVRHRCTGVPHSLARDLDRCGERVSVLNAGDGLHSHPSQGLLDLFTLARHFSPEAPTPESLRGRRIVIVGDVLHSRVARSNLWALTACGADVVLCGPPTLLPDCFADFVLAPPPGQAADPVAIRGRVQVERRLEQALPGADAVMTLRLQKERMQQHLLTSLDTYHRQYGLSHRRLALCGDGVPVLHPGPVNRGVEIAGELLDDAGRCLVEEQVRNGIPTRMALLYLLAAT